A single Chanos chanos chromosome 8, fChaCha1.1, whole genome shotgun sequence DNA region contains:
- the phf20l1 gene encoding PHD finger protein 20-like protein 1, which produces MLISKCICKAKEISFVQRQFILKMSKKPPNRPGITFEVGARVEAQDYLQKWYPSRIEKIDYDEGKMLVHFDRWSHRYDEWIFWDSNRLRPLERPALRKEGLKEEEETSERLSEMRTSRLRELPGCTESTEDQSDLPQPRQELKDGEEVLARWTDCRYYPAKIESVNKEGTYTVQFYDGVIRCVKRIHIKSMPEDAKGQDWIALVKAATAAAKGKGGCKPRTSANSNKDKRERRSDDEDDEELDEEDDADSERLDLESAGEEDSKPSAEELEMAKSKRRRNRQPKGFCHAKKPRLNKAAGCHEDELECKEEQKDLPLTVQQRASGAEPSTGEEKGQSAVSQRHVAVSLTPSPGRSRSRRLKHDSGESTSSGQNLGATGEPNSSTGSTHSPLTDTAQTAPPSSPKRRRRSQRLATTFDPTCPSSPHDKESNPQPDQSDTSQREDRDSSSMVKTEPSQHNSITATPPPSVPPAGTTQYPITEKEKVMDPLPINHTAVGEKSPLVGTAAGLKVASRTPKSNKHAREPIMNTKRSDDPTSPNEALIDLDHNKFKCKVPGCSKAFRKAKLLDYHLKYYHNTDKELDTSVGSPDRVGRTRATSASMPSTTPLEVPDNKRRRTVSTSSSLSPQGHVVQLDCTGPCLKPPKLCKKKRSSASVSSDSTEVSLPPPSRERTFESLHDKILKKVIEKDKHIEPGFCLKNERKFKLEEKCQLMGKKKDKARRDRKEKDPFKIKQKKKKKKKKKSKQYCYSDLEEVSLAFLDRSSPPLHRSSGSAFSVHSNSSSKHSSYQFPRAILSVDLTGENLSDIDYLEDSTTESLLFSGDEYNQDFDSLTMEDFQDEEEGGGSNEIVRCVCEMDEENGFMIQCEECMCWQHSVCMGLLEDSIPDQYICYICRDPPGQRWSAKYRHDKDWLNKGHMYGLSFLTENYSHQNAKKIVATHQLLADVYSVKEVLHGLQLKMDILQNKHNPSLHLWARSWVNSDENQPMGGLPDCIHFREHLSQNANPDTYITSEHSYQKPPGTGSDPHREEQGAQTASHTVQFVPKEEEVSSAISLSASVPESGSAPVEQARNCLQWQLNLLTHIEDVQNQVAGRMDLIEKELDVLESWLDFTGELEPPDPLARLPQLKCRIKQLLTDLGKIQQMSTLCSF; this is translated from the exons GAGAGACTCAGCGAGATGAGAACATCTCGCCTTCGTGAGCTTCCTGGATGtacagagagcacagaggacCAATCAGACTTACCACAGCCGAGACAA GAACTGAAAGATGGTGAGGAGGTTCTGGCTCGATGGACAGACTGCCGTTATTACCCTGCTAAGATCGAAAGTGTGAATAAAGAGG GTACCTACACAGTTCAGTTTTACGATGGCGTCATTCGATGTGTAAAAAGAATCCATATCAAATCGATGCCAGAGGATGCAAAaggacag GACTGGATAGCACTTGTGAAAGCAGCCACAGCTGCTGCCAAGGGCAAAGGAGGCTGCAAGCCACGCACTAGTGCCAACAGCAACAAGGACAAGAGAGAGCGGAGGTCCgacgatgaagatgatgaggagCTTGATGAAGAGGATGACGCTGATTCTGAAAGACTCG ACCTGGAGTCAGCTGGTGAGGAGGACAGCAAGCCATCCGCTGAGGAGCTGGAGATGGCCAAAAGCAAAAGGAGGAGGAACAGGCAACCAAAGGGTTTCTGCCACGCTAAGAAGCCTCGCCTTAACAAAGCAGCAG GTTGCCATGAAGACGAACTCGAATGCAAGGAGGAACAGAAAGATCTTCCACTCACTGTTCAGCAG AGAGCATCAGGAGCAGAGCCCAGCACAGGTGAGGAGAAAGGTCAAAGTGCTGTGTCTCAGAGACACGTGGCCGTCTCCTTGACACCCTCGCCGGGCAGGTCCCGAAGCAGGAGGCTGAAGCATGACTCTGGAGAATCCACCAGCAGCGGTCAGAACCTAGGAGCAACAGGGGAACCAAACTCCTCCACGGGATCCACTCACAGCCCCctgacagacacagcacagactg CTCCTCCCAGCTCACCCAAGCGGAGAAGAAGATCTCAGCGCCTGGCGACAACCTTTGACCCTACCTGTCCGTCATCCCCACACGACAAAGAATCCAACCCCCAGCCCGACCAGTCGGACACCAGTCAGCGTGAGG ATAGAGACAGTAGCTCCATGGTGAAAACTGAGCCCTCACAGCACAACTCCATTACAGCGACGCCTcccccctctgtccctcccGCTGGAACCACTCAGTATCCAAtcactgaaaaggaaaaggtGATGGACCCATTGCCAATCAATCATACAGCAGTGGGAGAGAAATCACCCCTAGTGGGAACAG CTGCCGGTCTTAAAGTTGCCTCCAGGACTCCCAAATCCAACAAACATGCCAGAGAGCCAA TCATGAACACCAAAAGATCTGATGATCCCACGTCTCCCAACGAGGCTCTCATTGACCTGGACCATAACAAGTTTAAGTGTAAAGTACCGGGCTGTTCGAAAGCTTTCCGGAAAGCCAAGCTGTTGGATTACCATCTGAAGTACTACCACAACACCGATAAGGAGCTGGACACCTCGGTGGGCTCTCCGGACAGAGTTGGCCGCACTAGGGCGACCTCTGCCTCCATGCCCAGCACCACGCCCCTGGAAGTTCCTGACAATAAGAGACGGAGAActgtctccacctcctctt CCCTGTCCCCCCAGGGCCACGTCGTACAGCTGGACTGTACAGGCCCCTGTCTTAAGCCTCCAAAGCTGTGCAAGAAGAAACGCTCGTCTGCGTCGGTCAGCTCGGACAGCACAGAGGTGTCCCTGCCCCCACCATCCAGAGAGAGGACGTTCGAGAGCTTGCACGACAAAATCCTGAAGAAGGTCATTGAGAAGGACAAGCACATAGAACCAG GGTTTTGtctgaagaatgagagaaaattcAAGCTTGAAGAAAAATGCCAGCTGATGG GCAAGAAGAAAGACAAGGCTCGGagggacagaaaagagaaagaccctttcaaaatcaaacagaagaaaaagaagaagaagaagaagaaatcaaaacagtaCT GTTACTCAGACCTGGAGGAGGTGTCCCTGGCCTTCCTCGACAGATCCTCGCCTCCCCTTCACCGCTCCTCCGGCAGCGCCTTCTCCGTGCACTCCAATTCCTCCTCCAAACACTCGTCCTACCAGTTCCCTCGCGCCATCCTGTCTGTGGACCTGACCGGAGAGA ATCTGTCAGACATAGATTATTTGGAGGACTCGACGACGGAGAGCCTGCTGTTTAGCGGCGACGAGTACAACCAGGATTTCGACTCTCTGACCATGGAAGACTTccaggatgaggaggaggggggcgGGTCAAACGAGATCGTCCGCTGCGTCTGTGAGATGGATGAAGAGAACGGCTTCATGATCCAG TGtgaagagtgtatgtgttggcAGCACAGCGTGTGTATGGGCCTTCTGGAAGACAGTATTCCTGACCAGTACATCTGCTATATCTGCAGAGACCCACCAg gtcaGAGATGGAGTGCCAAATACCGTCACGATAAGGACTGGTTGAACAAAGGGCACATGTACGGCCTGTCCTTCCTGACAGAGAATTACTCTCATCAAAACGCCAAGAAGATTGTGGCCACTCATCAGCTGCTAGCTGACGTTTACAGTGTTAAAGAGGTGCTGCACGGACTCCAGCTCAAAATGGACATCTTACA GAACAAACACAACCCAAGCCTGCACTTGTGGGCACGCTCCTGGGTAAACTCGGACGAGAACCAGCCCATGGGTGGCCTTCCGGACTGCATCCACTTCAGAGAGCACTTAAGCCAGAACGCCAACCCAGACACATACATCACCAGTGAGCACAGCTACCAGAAACCTCCCGGTACAGGTTCAGACCCgcacagagaggagcagggagcCCAGACTGCCTCGCACACCGTACAGTTTGTCccaaaggaggaggag gTCAGCAGTGCGATCTCTCTGTCGGCCAGTGTACCTGAGAGTGGATCTGCTCCAGTGGAGCAGGCCAGAAACTGCCTGCAGTGGCAGCTTaacctgctcacacacatagaaGACGTCCAGAACCAGGTGGCTGGCAGAATGGACCTCATAGAGAAGGAACTGGATG TGCTGGAGAGCTGGCTGGACTTCACAGGAGAACTGGAGCCCCCTGATCCTCTGGCCAGACTGCCTCAACTCAAGTGTCGCATTAAGCAGCTGCTCACGGACCTGGGCAAAATACAGCAGATGAGCACACTGTGTTCTTTTTGA